Proteins encoded together in one uncultured Desulfobacter sp. window:
- the nth gene encoding endonuclease III: MKQVSQFVSVIIERLKAHYPVVNTQLDHTNPFELLIATILSAQCTDNQVNKVTKVLFARYPDPDSLAGASLDDIKKIIFSTGFYNNKAKNIKACANKIQKEFNGKVPRDIKALTSLSGVGRKTANVVRSVCFNIPTIVVDTHVFRVSRRLGIAHGTDPVKVEFELMDALPKTVWNDIGLQFIYLGRQICHARKPACDRCFLNDLCPSA, from the coding sequence ATGAAACAGGTATCCCAATTTGTATCGGTTATTATTGAAAGGCTAAAGGCACACTATCCGGTTGTCAATACACAACTTGATCACACCAATCCTTTTGAATTGCTCATTGCAACCATTTTGTCTGCCCAGTGCACGGATAATCAAGTCAACAAGGTGACAAAGGTGTTGTTTGCCCGCTACCCGGACCCGGATTCCCTTGCCGGGGCAAGCCTTGATGATATAAAAAAAATAATTTTTTCCACCGGCTTTTACAACAACAAGGCAAAGAATATCAAGGCCTGTGCAAATAAAATTCAAAAAGAGTTCAATGGTAAGGTCCCCCGGGATATCAAGGCATTAACCAGTCTGTCAGGTGTGGGAAGAAAAACCGCCAATGTGGTTCGGTCCGTATGTTTCAATATCCCGACCATTGTGGTGGATACCCATGTGTTTCGGGTGTCAAGGCGTCTGGGGATCGCCCATGGAACAGATCCGGTTAAGGTGGAGTTTGAGTTGATGGATGCGTTACCCAAAACTGTGTGGAACGATATCGGGCTGCAGTTTATTTATTTGGGCCGCCAAATATGTCACGCAAGAAAGCCCGCGTGCGACCGATGTTTTTTAAATGATCTGTGTCCGTCTGCTTGA
- a CDS encoding tRNA 4-thiouridine(8) synthase ThiI, with translation MNLIKTTRQVKALGLCSGGLDSMLAALILKDQDIDVTWISFETPFFDAGAAKKAAKQIDIPLIVKDITDDYMEMMKAPKAGFGKNMNPCMDCHTLMFAKAGLMMAEVGADFLFSGEVVGQRPKSQTKNSLRYVEKNCGFDGLILRPLSAGLLPETIAEQKGLVDRSRLLSISGRGRKPQVALAQKYGITEYPSPAGGCLLTDKGYSQRLRDLLYVQKTQNKTQLHLLKHGRHFRLDSRSKLVVGRNKAENKRIMKLYDPDTHIRLRCTHLPGPDALVFGQTNETTLQLAATITAGYTKAPAGSLTIISIFEKQATKQIEVTTPESGIFHNLLIQTP, from the coding sequence ATGAACCTTATTAAAACCACAAGACAAGTCAAAGCTTTGGGGCTTTGCTCGGGTGGGCTTGACAGTATGCTGGCAGCCCTCATACTCAAGGACCAGGACATTGATGTGACCTGGATCAGTTTTGAAACCCCATTTTTTGATGCCGGGGCCGCTAAAAAAGCTGCAAAACAGATCGACATACCATTGATTGTAAAAGATATTACAGACGATTACATGGAAATGATGAAAGCGCCAAAAGCAGGGTTCGGCAAAAACATGAACCCATGCATGGACTGCCATACATTGATGTTTGCCAAAGCAGGCCTCATGATGGCGGAAGTGGGGGCTGATTTTTTATTTTCAGGAGAAGTGGTGGGGCAACGGCCGAAATCCCAGACAAAAAATTCACTGCGCTATGTTGAAAAAAATTGCGGGTTTGACGGGCTGATACTTCGGCCTTTAAGCGCCGGTCTGTTACCCGAAACCATTGCCGAACAAAAGGGCCTTGTGGACAGAAGTCGCCTTCTATCCATCAGCGGCCGGGGCAGAAAACCCCAGGTCGCCCTGGCGCAAAAATATGGTATCACGGAATACCCCTCCCCAGCCGGCGGATGCCTGCTCACGGACAAAGGATATTCCCAGCGGCTAAGAGATCTTTTATATGTCCAAAAAACGCAAAATAAAACCCAGCTGCATCTACTCAAACACGGCCGGCACTTCCGCCTGGACAGCAGATCCAAGCTTGTGGTGGGAAGAAATAAGGCAGAAAACAAACGGATCATGAAGCTCTATGACCCTGACACCCACATCCGTCTTCGCTGCACCCACCTGCCCGGCCCGGATGCCTTGGTTTTCGGCCAGACCAACGAGACAACCCTGCAGCTGGCAGCCACAATCACAGCCGGGTACACCAAAGCCCCTGCCGGATCGCTGACGATCATCAGTATATTTGAAAAACAGGCAACAAAGCAGATAGAGGTAACCACCCCTGAATCAGGAATATTTCACAACCTATTGATACAAACACCTTAA
- a CDS encoding C10 family peptidase, translated as MNRLLKIIASCLIIFYPAVEVHAARMDETQILQAARNWMDRNKVFQQEAGKGNIYQVETVSTIAVDEQNDPLAYRVDLYPKGYIIISGNDLIAPVITFSTQSDLNFQDHRDNAFRTLLMGDLDYCRQALAQLAPQAKAAGSDQNTSLSKNQRLWQKLLATEISLKDLTADTAGDTPLIGPLMTTTWDQNRHYNAMCPVDSQASDYYYGRMPVGCVATAAGQLMKYYNWPAQGTNSHSYVDQIEGVNTLLDAQFFDPYDWSAMLNAYNPWEEEPQASVDAVSELLYEIGVSVEMDYDHTGSSASVYYLNSSLSSYFYYETGSYILRSSNQTAFDEAMRNNMIAQQVVVATYPGHAIVVDGLDQEDTEDFYHINYGWGGTNNGWYRLTEVPISASGSTTSALFSGIFDVLPRFLPLLQDFTYPIDTDGQIDLIWDFPEVRRAEVTQFQVLLGQYGPIDFFDSCDDLSNWSGSSYWQVKPEQGYTATGFYLPPNILGNFDLNLTVPVQATSDTTLRFQYKAVLVDAHLLLQTSADNGNTWVTHLDVTDTPGDQGWIEAQIDLAVQPEDLLIRFRYEFEGGSAYQVPYGGVWLDDIDISNAELLVWEVAGEALTPETDQYRLNLDDGTYSFCVQAADSQGWGPRSPIKELVVETSGIYADFNQDNDVDGLDLAKFIANGNLERLSEVAGNFGRQE; from the coding sequence ATGAATAGGCTTTTAAAAATAATAGCATCTTGTCTGATAATTTTCTATCCGGCAGTCGAAGTGCATGCGGCCAGGATGGATGAAACCCAGATCCTTCAGGCAGCCCGAAACTGGATGGACAGGAATAAAGTTTTTCAGCAGGAAGCCGGCAAGGGAAATATCTATCAAGTGGAAACCGTATCCACAATTGCTGTGGATGAACAAAACGATCCCTTAGCCTATCGTGTTGACCTGTATCCTAAAGGATACATAATCATCTCGGGCAATGATCTTATCGCCCCGGTCATTACGTTCAGTACCCAAAGCGACCTTAATTTTCAAGATCACAGGGATAATGCTTTCAGAACCCTTTTGATGGGGGATCTGGATTATTGTCGCCAGGCGCTGGCACAATTGGCTCCCCAAGCAAAAGCGGCTGGGAGCGACCAAAACACAAGTCTTTCAAAAAATCAACGACTCTGGCAAAAATTGCTTGCCACGGAAATCAGCCTGAAAGACCTTACTGCCGACACCGCGGGTGATACACCCCTCATTGGCCCATTGATGACCACCACCTGGGATCAAAACCGGCACTATAATGCGATGTGCCCCGTGGATTCCCAGGCCTCCGACTATTACTACGGCCGGATGCCCGTCGGATGCGTGGCCACAGCAGCCGGCCAATTGATGAAATATTACAATTGGCCGGCACAAGGGACAAATTCCCACTCGTATGTTGATCAGATAGAGGGTGTGAATACCCTTCTGGATGCCCAGTTTTTTGATCCCTATGACTGGTCGGCCATGCTGAATGCTTATAATCCATGGGAAGAGGAACCCCAGGCGTCTGTTGATGCGGTATCAGAGCTTCTTTATGAAATAGGCGTCTCTGTTGAAATGGACTATGACCATACGGGCTCCAGTGCTTCGGTATATTACTTGAATTCGTCTTTGAGTTCCTATTTTTATTATGAAACCGGCAGCTATATTCTTCGCAGCAGCAATCAGACAGCCTTTGATGAAGCCATGCGAAACAACATGATCGCACAACAGGTTGTGGTGGCGACCTATCCGGGACATGCTATTGTAGTGGATGGTCTTGATCAGGAAGATACCGAAGACTTTTATCATATCAATTATGGATGGGGAGGGACAAACAACGGCTGGTATCGATTGACTGAAGTTCCGATTAGCGCTTCCGGTTCAACAACAAGCGCCCTTTTTTCTGGTATCTTCGATGTCCTGCCCCGATTTTTACCACTGCTTCAGGATTTTACATACCCCATCGACACAGACGGACAGATTGATCTCATCTGGGACTTCCCTGAAGTCAGGCGGGCCGAGGTCACACAATTTCAGGTCCTTTTAGGCCAATATGGGCCCATTGACTTTTTTGATTCTTGTGACGATCTCTCCAACTGGAGTGGGTCTTCTTACTGGCAGGTGAAACCGGAACAGGGATATACAGCAACCGGATTTTACCTGCCCCCGAATATTCTGGGAAATTTTGACCTGAACCTGACTGTACCGGTCCAGGCAACTTCGGATACCACTTTAAGGTTCCAGTATAAAGCGGTATTAGTCGATGCGCACCTCCTATTGCAAACATCGGCGGATAATGGCAATACCTGGGTTACCCACCTTGATGTGACAGACACCCCGGGGGACCAGGGCTGGATTGAGGCACAAATCGATCTTGCCGTCCAGCCCGAAGACCTTTTGATACGCTTTAGGTATGAGTTCGAAGGCGGCAGTGCTTATCAAGTTCCCTATGGGGGTGTATGGCTTGATGATATTGACATCAGCAACGCTGAATTGCTTGTTTGGGAGGTAGCCGGGGAAGCCTTAACTCCGGAGACAGACCAGTACCGACTCAACCTGGATGATGGAACTTATTCTTTTTGTGTGCAGGCGGCAGACAGTCAGGGATGGGGACCCCGATCTCCCATTAAAGAACTCGTTGTTGAAACTTCAGGCATTTATGCAGATTTCAACCAGGACAATGATGTGGATGGTCTTGATCTTGCGAAGTTTATTGCCAACGGGAACCTGGAACGACTCTCAGAAGTCGCCGGAAATTTCGGACGCCAGGAGTAA
- the rlmN gene encoding 23S rRNA (adenine(2503)-C(2))-methyltransferase RlmN produces the protein MKDILDFTRQELGEWFENKSIRRFRADQVFKWLYLKLAGSFEEMTDLGKNLREELAKHFCLGLLELENMETSVDSTKKFLHRLADGEYVESVLIPEKDHYTLCVSTQAGCAMDCKFCLTAKTGFKRNLTMGEIVGQIRDARRFVAQQGIEPLSLSNIVFMGMGEPLANYDNLLRSLGVIFDTDFGMKFSSRKVTVSTSGIAPKIVQLGLDTEVNLAVSLNATDNDLRSSLMPVNRTWPIEALLAACKKFEMKPRNKITFEYILMSGVNDSDAHAHKLVRLLAPIRAKVNLIPFNEHAKAPFKRPSQDRVNAFLTILLDRNMTAIVRKSKGDDISAACGQLKAAQID, from the coding sequence ATGAAGGATATATTGGATTTTACCCGTCAGGAATTGGGTGAATGGTTCGAAAATAAGAGTATACGGCGTTTTAGGGCAGATCAGGTGTTCAAGTGGCTCTACTTAAAGCTTGCAGGCAGTTTTGAAGAGATGACCGATCTGGGCAAAAATCTACGGGAAGAATTGGCCAAACATTTTTGCTTGGGGCTCCTGGAATTGGAAAATATGGAAACCTCTGTTGATTCTACAAAGAAGTTTTTGCATCGTCTGGCTGACGGGGAGTATGTGGAAAGCGTCCTTATACCCGAAAAAGACCATTATACTCTTTGTGTGTCCACCCAGGCCGGGTGTGCCATGGACTGTAAATTCTGCTTAACCGCCAAGACCGGGTTTAAAAGAAACCTGACCATGGGAGAGATTGTAGGGCAAATCCGGGATGCCAGACGGTTTGTGGCCCAACAGGGCATTGAACCCCTGTCTTTGTCCAATATTGTGTTCATGGGCATGGGAGAACCTTTGGCCAATTATGACAATCTTTTGCGTAGTCTTGGTGTCATTTTTGATACGGATTTTGGGATGAAGTTTTCCTCTCGCAAGGTAACGGTTTCCACCTCCGGCATTGCACCTAAAATCGTTCAACTGGGTCTTGATACTGAAGTTAACCTTGCGGTGTCGCTGAATGCCACGGACAATGACTTACGTTCAAGTCTGATGCCGGTTAACCGTACCTGGCCCATTGAGGCATTGCTTGCGGCCTGTAAAAAATTTGAGATGAAGCCCAGGAACAAAATTACCTTTGAGTATATTTTGATGAGCGGTGTTAATGACAGCGACGCCCATGCCCATAAACTGGTCCGTCTGCTTGCCCCTATTCGGGCAAAGGTGAATCTTATTCCGTTTAATGAACATGCCAAAGCACCGTTTAAGAGGCCGTCACAAGATCGGGTCAATGCTTTTTTGACTATTCTTTTAGACCGGAATATGACCGCCATTGTCAGGAAAAGTAAGGGGGATGATATCTCTGCGGCGTGTGGACAGCTCAAGGCTGCCCAGATAGATTAG
- the ffh gene encoding signal recognition particle protein, giving the protein MFDNLSDRLDSVFKKLKGHGTLTENNIEDGLKQVRLALLEADVNYKVAKNVISDIKARALGQEVMQSLTPGQQVIKIVNEEFTKIMGSTHQELNLSATGATAIMLVGLQGSGKTTTAGKLANFLRKTGRKPYLVPVDVYRPAAIDQLTKLGKQMDVPVFASTTDMKPLKICQDAKVAARDLGCDTLLIDTAGRLHLDDALMAELEEIKKGINPAETLLVADAMTGQDAVNIAGEFDKRLDISGFVLTKMDGDARGGAALSIKAVTGKPLKFIGVGEKTTALEPFHPDRMASRILGMGDTLSFIEKAVEAVDQKEAQALEKKFRKNQFTLEDFKNQMHQVRKMGSIKDLLGMLPGVNKKMLKDLNIDDKEFTKIEAIINSMTLEERTKHAIIKASRKRRIALGSGTSVQDVNKLLKSYTQSMKMMKKFNKGGMKNLRGMLPF; this is encoded by the coding sequence ATGTTTGACAATTTAAGCGATCGGCTGGATTCTGTTTTTAAAAAACTTAAAGGACACGGGACCCTTACCGAGAACAACATTGAAGACGGTTTAAAACAGGTCAGATTGGCACTTCTGGAAGCCGATGTCAATTATAAGGTTGCAAAAAATGTCATTTCAGATATAAAGGCCCGAGCTCTTGGCCAGGAGGTCATGCAAAGTCTTACCCCGGGTCAGCAGGTCATCAAAATTGTAAATGAAGAATTTACAAAAATAATGGGCTCCACCCACCAGGAACTGAACCTTTCCGCCACCGGTGCAACGGCTATCATGTTGGTGGGTTTGCAGGGTTCCGGCAAGACGACCACAGCAGGTAAACTGGCGAATTTCCTGCGTAAAACAGGCAGAAAACCGTATCTTGTGCCTGTGGATGTATACCGTCCGGCCGCCATCGACCAGCTGACCAAGCTGGGAAAACAGATGGATGTGCCGGTATTTGCATCCACAACAGACATGAAACCGCTCAAGATCTGCCAGGATGCAAAAGTTGCCGCAAGAGATCTTGGCTGCGACACCCTGCTCATTGACACGGCGGGACGGTTGCATCTGGATGATGCGCTCATGGCCGAGCTCGAAGAGATAAAAAAGGGAATCAACCCGGCAGAGACGCTTCTGGTGGCCGACGCCATGACCGGCCAGGATGCGGTGAACATTGCCGGTGAATTTGATAAACGGTTGGATATTTCCGGCTTTGTGCTGACTAAGATGGACGGCGATGCCCGGGGCGGTGCGGCGCTGTCTATAAAAGCTGTGACCGGCAAGCCGTTAAAATTCATCGGTGTGGGTGAAAAAACAACGGCCCTTGAGCCCTTTCATCCAGACCGCATGGCGTCCAGAATTCTTGGCATGGGAGACACCCTCTCCTTTATTGAAAAGGCTGTGGAGGCGGTTGACCAAAAAGAAGCTCAGGCCCTTGAAAAAAAGTTTAGAAAAAATCAGTTTACCTTGGAAGATTTTAAAAACCAGATGCACCAGGTTCGCAAGATGGGATCCATAAAAGATCTTTTGGGCATGCTGCCCGGGGTAAATAAAAAGATGCTCAAAGATTTGAACATTGACGATAAGGAATTTACAAAAATAGAGGCAATTATCAACTCCATGACTCTGGAGGAACGAACCAAACATGCAATCATTAAAGCGTCCCGCAAAAGACGGATTGCCCTTGGTTCAGGAACCTCGGTACAGGATGTGAACAAATTGCTTAAAAGCTACACCCAGTCCATGAAAATGATGAAAAAATTTAATAAAGGCGGCATGAAAAACCTTCGTGGCATGCTGCCATTCTAA
- the rpsP gene encoding 30S ribosomal protein S16, translating into MAVKLRLTRKGTKKKPFYRIVAADIEAPRDGKFLEAVGTYDPMQDPAVINLKQDRVQYWLEQGAKPTTTVKSILKKQSAESVSA; encoded by the coding sequence ATGGCAGTAAAACTCAGACTTACCCGTAAAGGCACCAAAAAGAAACCCTTTTACAGAATTGTTGCAGCTGATATTGAGGCACCTAGGGACGGCAAGTTCCTTGAAGCCGTGGGCACCTATGACCCCATGCAGGATCCAGCCGTTATCAACCTTAAGCAAGACCGGGTGCAGTACTGGCTGGAACAGGGTGCCAAACCCACCACAACGGTAAAAAGTATCCTTAAAAAACAAAGCGCGGAAAGCGTTTCTGCCTAA
- a CDS encoding KH domain-containing protein codes for MKELIEYLAKALVDNPDEVQVSEVTGDQTSVLELKVAKEDLGKVIGKQGRSARAMRTILSAAATKMKKRTVLEIIE; via the coding sequence ATGAAAGAGCTGATTGAGTACTTAGCAAAGGCATTGGTAGACAATCCCGATGAGGTTCAAGTCTCTGAAGTGACGGGTGACCAGACCTCCGTACTTGAACTCAAAGTGGCAAAGGAAGACTTAGGCAAGGTTATCGGTAAACAGGGCAGATCAGCCAGGGCCATGAGAACCATCCTGAGTGCCGCGGCCACAAAAATGAAAAAACGCACGGTACTGGAAATTATCGAGTAG
- the rimM gene encoding ribosome maturation factor RimM (Essential for efficient processing of 16S rRNA): MECSNTWLIIGKVTGVHGLKGNLKVWSWAQSPATFTQGLAVILKDEDTPLDTGREYIILGTGKYKKGVLLTLEGVTTREASEALVGKLVLVDKTNLPDLDEDTWYWQDLIGLTVVDTCEGELGEVTHLFPTGADDILVVMDQTSQNKQEILIPMNAVFIKEINLETGVIKTELPEGFITD; this comes from the coding sequence ATGGAGTGTTCGAACACCTGGCTGATTATCGGCAAGGTCACTGGCGTTCACGGCCTTAAGGGGAACCTGAAAGTATGGTCCTGGGCCCAGTCGCCCGCCACCTTTACCCAAGGGCTTGCCGTGATACTCAAAGATGAGGATACCCCCTTGGACACTGGCCGGGAATATATAATTCTGGGGACCGGCAAGTATAAAAAAGGGGTGCTTTTAACCCTTGAAGGAGTCACGACCCGGGAGGCCTCGGAAGCCCTTGTGGGAAAACTTGTGCTTGTGGATAAAACCAACCTTCCGGACCTGGATGAAGATACCTGGTACTGGCAGGATTTGATCGGACTGACGGTTGTCGATACCTGTGAGGGGGAGCTTGGGGAAGTAACACATCTTTTTCCCACAGGCGCCGATGATATCCTGGTTGTTATGGATCAAACATCACAAAACAAACAGGAAATACTGATTCCCATGAATGCCGTATTTATCAAGGAGATAAACCTTGAGACCGGCGTGATCAAGACAGAATTGCCTGAAGGATTTATCACGGACTAA
- the trmD gene encoding tRNA (guanosine(37)-N1)-methyltransferase TrmD has translation MKFTVLTLFPEFLDAFFANGIMARALSREVISADSINIRDFAFDRHNSVDDRPYGGGSGMVMMPGPLEKTIDSARQASSNPRVVCLTPQGKPFTQARACELAVGGQDLILICGRYEGIDERVYTRQVDEEICVGDFVMTGGEIAAMAVIDAVARMIPGVLGSNESSRDESFMDNRLEYAQYTRPETYEGMAVPGVLLSGNHEKIRQWRKRSALERTFIKRPDLFESRWPDSEEKEVLRQWCRELEALIHK, from the coding sequence ATGAAGTTTACCGTACTGACATTGTTTCCGGAATTTCTGGATGCATTTTTTGCGAACGGCATCATGGCCAGGGCGTTGAGCCGGGAGGTTATCAGCGCTGATAGCATCAATATCCGGGATTTTGCTTTTGACCGGCATAACAGCGTGGATGACCGCCCCTACGGTGGAGGCAGCGGCATGGTAATGATGCCGGGACCTTTGGAAAAGACCATTGATTCTGCCAGACAGGCTTCCAGCAATCCCCGAGTGGTGTGCCTGACTCCCCAAGGCAAACCTTTCACCCAGGCCCGGGCCTGTGAACTTGCCGTAGGCGGACAGGACTTGATTTTGATTTGCGGCCGGTACGAGGGGATTGATGAGCGGGTCTATACCCGACAGGTGGATGAAGAGATCTGCGTAGGGGACTTTGTGATGACCGGCGGAGAGATTGCTGCCATGGCAGTGATTGACGCCGTTGCCAGAATGATCCCCGGGGTGCTTGGGAGCAATGAATCATCCAGGGATGAATCGTTCATGGACAACCGTCTTGAATATGCCCAGTACACCCGGCCCGAAACATATGAGGGCATGGCTGTACCTGGGGTACTTTTGTCCGGGAACCATGAGAAAATCCGCCAATGGCGCAAACGATCCGCTCTGGAACGAACATTTATCAAGCGCCCGGATCTGTTTGAATCCCGGTGGCCGGATAGCGAAGAAAAAGAAGTTTTGCGGCAGTGGTGCCGGGAGCTTGAGGCATTAA